From the genome of Antennarius striatus isolate MH-2024 chromosome 19, ASM4005453v1, whole genome shotgun sequence, one region includes:
- the LOC137613879 gene encoding LOW QUALITY PROTEIN: uncharacterized protein (The sequence of the model RefSeq protein was modified relative to this genomic sequence to represent the inferred CDS: deleted 1 base in 1 codon; substituted 1 base at 1 genomic stop codon) codes for MYIAMENGVEKSEKLKQKDKEDRTRHTFKFTSRGDLVIKESLEIDLILDYYSNFRLRVTAGSGTSDWHRLEKGIITGCTISVILFALTMNMIVKSAEVECRGPVTTSGVYQPPIRAFMDDLTVTTTSVPGSRWILQGQEKLITWARMSFKPSKSRSLVLKRGKVVDRFHFSLAGATIPSITEKPVKSLGKYFDYSLKDSASIQVTSKELEDWLSRTDRTGLPGRFKTWIYQHSILPRILWPLLVYSVPITTVHFAGSSXKISCYLRRWLGLPRSLSSSALYGTSNILQLPFSCLTEEFMVSRTREALQYRESRDPKVASTRNKVQTGRKWNAGMAPDVAESRLRQKALVGSIAAGLWALASFFQPELTMPRAVADSIATAINTSKGHHKPKTITFHRAGEKPNIPPRAKSGLLTSASDWQLEVDLGRQLKFPPRIASTRLQPDTIIVPYSTKQLIILELTVPWEERMDEANERKRAKYQELVEECRRQGWETICEPIEVGCWGFAGRSLCRVFSRLGLVGEAKWKAIRSATEAAEKATRWLWIKKADPWANAAGTQAGD; via the exons ATGTATATAGCCATGGAGAATGGAGtagaaaaatctgaaaaattaaaacaaaaggacaaaGAAGACAGGACGAGACACACCTTCAAGTTTACAAGTCGTGGAGATTTGGTTATAAAGGAGTCCCTAGAGATCG ACCTTATTCTGGATTACTACAGTAACTTCAGGCTAAGAGTCACCGCTGGATCAGGTACATCAGATTGGCACCGGCTTGAGAAAGGCATTATAACTGGTTGCACCATCTCAGTCATCCTTTTCGCCCTCACCATGAACATGATAGTCAAGTCAGCTGAGGTAGAGTGCAGGGGCCCTGTGACAACATCAGGAGTATACCAGCCCCCAATTAGAGCCTTCATGGATGACCTAACTGTCACCACTACATCCGTACCAGGGAGCAGGTGGATTCTCCAAGGCCAAGAGAAGCTCATCACCTGGGCAAGGATGAGTTTTAAGCCATCAAAATCAAGGTCTCTAGTGCTCAAGAGAGGAAAAGTAGTGGACAGGTTCCATTTTTCACTGGCTGGAGCCACCATCCCATCCATCACAGAAAAGCCAGTTAAGAGCCTCGGGAAGTACTTTGACTATAGCCTCAAAGACTCTGCCTCCATCCAGGTAACCAGCAAAGAACTTGAGGACTGGCTTAGCCGGACTGACAGGACTGGCCTTCCAGGGAGGTTCAAGACCTGGATTTACCAGCATTCCATCTTGCCCCGGATCCTGTGGCCTCTACTAGTGTACTCAGTACCGATAACAACAGTC CACTTCGCAGGTAGCAGCTGAAAGATCAGCTGCTACCTGCGAAGATGGCTTGGTCTACCACGCAGCCTGAGCAGCTCTGCTCTGTATGGCACCAGCAACATCCTGCAGCTCCCATTCAGTTGTCTCACTGAAGAGTTCATGGTGTCCAGAACACGGGAAGCACTACAATACAGAGAATCCAGAGATCCAAAGGTGGCATCAACTCGCAACAAGGTGCAGACAGGCAGGAAATGGAACGCAGGCATGGCCCCAGATGTGGCTGAGTCACGGCTGAGGCAGAAGGCACTGGTGGGGTCCATAGCAGCAGGGCTATGGGCACTGGCTTCTTTCTTTCAACCAGAGTTGACAATGCCCAGGGCAGTTGCTGACAGCATCGCCACCGCCATCAACACCAGCAAAGGCCACCACAAACCAAAGACCATCACATTCCACAGAGCCGGAGAGAAGCCCAACATACCACCACGGGCAAAGTCCGGCCTCCTCACCTCTGCCAGCGACTGGCAACTGGAAGTGGACCTGGGCAGACAACTTAAGTTCCCTCCCAGGATTGCATCTACCAGGCTTCAACCAGATACGATCATTGTCCCATATTCCACCAAGCAGCTGATCATTCTGGAGCTCACAGTGCCTTGGGAGGAGCGTATGGACGAAGCCAATGAGAGGAAGCGTGCCAAGTACCAGGAGCTGGTGGAAGAGTGCAGGAGGCAGGGCTGGGAAACAATCTGCGAGCCCATCGAGGTGGGTTGCTGGGGTTTCGCAGGGCGTTCACTCTGCAGAGTGTTCTCGCGGCTAGGACTGGTCGGAGAGGCTAAATGGAAGGCTATCAGATCCGCAACTGAAGCCGCAGAGAAAGCCACAAGATGGCTTTGGATTAAGAAGGCAGATCCGTGGGCAAACGCTGCTGGGACACAGGCCGGGGATTGA